The following coding sequences are from one Oceanispirochaeta sp. window:
- a CDS encoding phosphopentomutase: MRATVLVIDSFGIGALPDAGDYGDVGSNTALHICEQMNRPLWPVMKSLGLGNASDLLGNPLPGCEAVSEPGASFGVMKETSPGKDTTTGHWEMAGIVLEKAFTQFPKEYPSFPEDLVNEFVSRTGCGGILGNKAASGTQIIEELGEEHLKTGFPICYTSADSVYQIACHMGKYSIEELYKMCEIARELCDPLAVGRVIARPFDGPVGEFFRTRERHDYSIALPEETVLDHLQKHSVRTVAVGKIGSIFNESGISESFHDAGNPDCLKRTEDLLSHPSDGNEFIFVNLVDTDMIYGHRRDVKGYAEAVSLIDNKLLRFMELMAPGDVLIITGDHGCDPSFPGTDHTREYVPLLWYEKGGKPRSLGIRGSFADMAASLSSYFSVPPMKNGVSFL; encoded by the coding sequence ATGCGGGCAACAGTACTGGTTATTGATAGTTTTGGTATAGGAGCCCTCCCCGATGCTGGTGATTACGGCGATGTCGGTTCCAATACGGCTCTTCATATCTGTGAGCAGATGAATCGGCCTCTCTGGCCGGTAATGAAATCTCTGGGGCTCGGGAATGCGTCTGACCTACTTGGGAACCCCCTTCCAGGCTGTGAGGCAGTCTCTGAACCGGGAGCCTCTTTTGGAGTCATGAAAGAGACCTCACCAGGAAAGGATACTACCACCGGACATTGGGAGATGGCCGGCATTGTCCTTGAAAAAGCATTTACCCAGTTTCCCAAAGAGTACCCCTCCTTTCCTGAAGACCTGGTCAATGAATTTGTATCCAGGACCGGATGTGGCGGCATCCTGGGAAACAAAGCTGCCAGCGGGACCCAAATCATTGAGGAATTGGGAGAGGAACATCTGAAAACAGGTTTTCCCATCTGTTATACCTCTGCGGATTCTGTGTATCAGATTGCCTGTCATATGGGAAAATACAGCATTGAAGAATTGTATAAGATGTGCGAGATCGCCCGGGAACTCTGTGATCCACTGGCGGTAGGCCGTGTCATTGCCCGGCCTTTTGACGGACCGGTCGGTGAATTTTTCAGGACCAGGGAACGTCATGATTACTCCATTGCCCTCCCTGAAGAGACAGTTCTAGACCATCTGCAGAAACACTCAGTCCGTACTGTGGCGGTCGGTAAGATCGGGTCTATCTTCAATGAATCCGGAATCTCCGAGAGCTTTCATGATGCGGGTAATCCAGATTGTCTGAAGAGGACAGAAGATCTTCTCTCCCATCCTTCGGATGGGAATGAATTTATTTTTGTGAATCTGGTCGATACGGATATGATCTACGGACACCGCCGTGATGTAAAAGGGTACGCAGAGGCTGTCTCTCTTATTGACAACAAGCTTCTCCGTTTTATGGAGCTCATGGCTCCGGGGGATGTTCTTATTATAACAGGGGATCATGGATGTGATCCTTCCTTCCCGGGAACAGACCACACAAGGGAATATGTTCCTTTGCTCTGGTATGAAAAAGGGGGTAAGCCCCGTTCTCTCGGAATACGGGGAAGCTTTGCAGACATGGCCGCCTCTCTCTCATCGTATTTTTCAGTGCCACCCATGAAAAACGGAGTATCCTTCCTATGA
- the deoC gene encoding deoxyribose-phosphate aldolase has product MKKKLSKYIDHTILKAAATPDVVIRICEEAVQYDFASVCVNACYTSLVAEHLKGSTVAPCVVVGFPLGASPSSVKAAECAQAVRDGALEVDMVLHIGQMKAGNLDYVRSDIKGVVDASGKALVKVILENCYLSQEEIRKACLLCEEAGADFVKTSTGFGTAGATVEDVALMKKTVPSLQVKAAGGIRDRVTALAMIEAGADRLGASAGIAIVQGDADAGNSTGY; this is encoded by the coding sequence ATGAAGAAGAAATTGTCAAAATACATCGATCATACAATCCTCAAAGCGGCAGCAACACCGGATGTGGTCATCCGCATTTGTGAAGAAGCCGTCCAATATGACTTTGCCTCAGTTTGTGTAAATGCCTGCTATACCTCTCTGGTTGCAGAACATCTTAAGGGAAGTACGGTCGCTCCCTGCGTGGTGGTCGGTTTCCCCCTGGGAGCCAGCCCCTCATCAGTTAAAGCTGCCGAGTGTGCCCAGGCTGTCCGGGATGGTGCCCTGGAGGTGGATATGGTACTCCATATAGGGCAGATGAAGGCCGGGAATCTGGATTATGTCCGCTCCGATATCAAGGGCGTTGTGGATGCATCTGGAAAGGCTCTCGTCAAGGTCATACTGGAAAACTGTTATCTCAGTCAGGAAGAAATCCGGAAGGCCTGTCTTCTCTGTGAGGAAGCTGGTGCAGATTTTGTCAAGACATCTACCGGGTTCGGAACAGCCGGGGCTACCGTCGAAGATGTGGCCCTGATGAAAAAAACCGTTCCCTCCCTCCAGGTTAAGGCTGCCGGAGGAATCCGGGACAGGGTAACCGCCCTGGCCATGATTGAAGCAGGAGCGGACCGCCTGGGAGCCAGTGCCGGAATAGCGATTGTTCAAGGAGATGCTGATGCGGGCAACAGTACTGGTTATTGA